A single Myxocyprinus asiaticus isolate MX2 ecotype Aquarium Trade chromosome 50, UBuf_Myxa_2, whole genome shotgun sequence DNA region contains:
- the LOC127438991 gene encoding pleckstrin homology domain-containing family B member 2-like isoform X1, translating to MHLIFHREFSFCRMAFVKSGLLHRQSTILRRWKKNWFDLWSDGRLVFYDDQQRRDMEDEIHMKVDCINIRSANACRDLTPPDGKSKDSLLQIVCRDGRVISICADSADDALAWSIALQDARVNTAVAAPQIGFAEEVIASAPPPYSELNPTPQVFYPDGYGGYVQHPPPYATQMVYSADGQQYTVAYPYHYQGPYTPGVNHVIVQERRRDDAGDVALGMLAGAATGLALGSLFSVF from the exons atgcatttaatttttcACAGGGAGTTCAGTTTTTGCAGGATGGCGTTTGTGAAAAGCGGATTGCTGCACAGACAGA GCACCATCTTGCGTCGCTGGAAGAAGAACTGGTTTGACCTCTGGTCAGATGGACGTCTGGTGTTCTATGATGACCAGCAGCGGCGAGACATGGAAGACGAGATCCACATGAAGGTGGACTGCATCAACATTCGCAGCGCCAATGCCTGTAGAG ATCTCACCCCACCTGATGGCAAAAGCAAAGACTCTCTTCTGCAGATCGTCTGCAGGGACGGTCGTGTCATTAGCATCTGTGCAGACAGTGCAGATGATGCTCT gGCTTGGTCTATTGCTCTTCAGGATGCCAGAGTGAATACT GCTGTGGCAGCCCCTCAGATTGGTTTTGCTGAGGAAGTCATAGCGTCAGCCCCTCCCCCTTATTCTGAATTGAATCCGACTCCACAG GTTTTCTATCCTGATGGATATGGAGGTTATGTTCAACATCCTCCACCTTATGCAACACAGATGGTCTACTCGGCAGACGGGCAGCAGTACACAGTTGCCTACCCCTATCATTATCAAG GGCCTTACACTCCCGGTGTTAACCATGTTATAGTGCAGGAGCGTCGCCGTGATGATGCAGGTGATGTCGCTCTGGGGATGTTAGCTGGCGCTGCGACAGGATTGGCTCTCGGCTCTCTGTTTTCCgtattttaa
- the LOC127438991 gene encoding pleckstrin homology domain-containing family B member 2-like isoform X2, which yields MAFVKSGLLHRQSTILRRWKKNWFDLWSDGRLVFYDDQQRRDMEDEIHMKVDCINIRSANACRDLTPPDGKSKDSLLQIVCRDGRVISICADSADDALAWSIALQDARVNTAVAAPQIGFAEEVIASAPPPYSELNPTPQVFYPDGYGGYVQHPPPYATQMVYSADGQQYTVAYPYHYQGPYTPGVNHVIVQERRRDDAGDVALGMLAGAATGLALGSLFSVF from the exons ATGGCGTTTGTGAAAAGCGGATTGCTGCACAGACAGA GCACCATCTTGCGTCGCTGGAAGAAGAACTGGTTTGACCTCTGGTCAGATGGACGTCTGGTGTTCTATGATGACCAGCAGCGGCGAGACATGGAAGACGAGATCCACATGAAGGTGGACTGCATCAACATTCGCAGCGCCAATGCCTGTAGAG ATCTCACCCCACCTGATGGCAAAAGCAAAGACTCTCTTCTGCAGATCGTCTGCAGGGACGGTCGTGTCATTAGCATCTGTGCAGACAGTGCAGATGATGCTCT gGCTTGGTCTATTGCTCTTCAGGATGCCAGAGTGAATACT GCTGTGGCAGCCCCTCAGATTGGTTTTGCTGAGGAAGTCATAGCGTCAGCCCCTCCCCCTTATTCTGAATTGAATCCGACTCCACAG GTTTTCTATCCTGATGGATATGGAGGTTATGTTCAACATCCTCCACCTTATGCAACACAGATGGTCTACTCGGCAGACGGGCAGCAGTACACAGTTGCCTACCCCTATCATTATCAAG GGCCTTACACTCCCGGTGTTAACCATGTTATAGTGCAGGAGCGTCGCCGTGATGATGCAGGTGATGTCGCTCTGGGGATGTTAGCTGGCGCTGCGACAGGATTGGCTCTCGGCTCTCTGTTTTCCgtattttaa
- the LOC127438982 gene encoding vacuolar protein sorting-associated protein 4B-like — MTNATLQKAIDLVSRASEEDKAKNYEEALRLYQHAIQYFLHVVKYETQGEKAKQSIRAKCADYLDRAEQLKQYLKKKENAPPSKPVKVPQSDDKGNDSDDGDSEKKKFQNQLQGAIVMEKPNIKWDDVAGLEGAKEALKEAVILPIKFPHLFTGKRTPWRGILLFGPPGTGKSYLAKAVATEANNSTFFSISSSDLVSKWLGESEKLVKNLFSLARENKPSIIFIDEIDSMCGSRNENESEAARRIKTEFLVQMQGVGNDNEGILVLGATNIPWTLDSAIRRRFEKRIYIPLPEQHARASMFKLHLGSTPNTLTEADFITLGKKTNGYSGADISIVVRDALMQPIRKVQSATHFKKVKGKAWNNPDVIVDDLLTPCSPNDPNAIQLTWVDVASDKLLEPIVCLEDMSRSLEKTKPTVNEEDLEKLKKFTEDFGQEG, encoded by the exons ATGACTAATGCCACTTTACAG AAAGCCATTGACTTGGTCAGCAGAGCCTCAGAGGAAGACAAGGCGAAAAACTACGAGGAAGCTCTGCGTCTCTATCAACATGCAATCCAGTATTTTCTACATGTGGTGAAGT ATGAAACTCAGGGAGAAAAAGCGAAGCAGAGCATCAGAGCAAAGTGTGCCGATTATCTGGACAGAGCGGAGCAGCTAAAGCAGTATCTGAAGAAGAAAGAGAATGCACCGCCATCCAAACCTGTGAAGGTTCCCCAGTCTGATGATAAAGG GAATGACAGTGATGATGGCGattcagagaaaaagaaattCCAAAATCAACTCCAAG GTGCCATTGTCATGGAGAAACCCAACATAAAGTGGGATGATGTTGCTGGTTTGGAGGGAGCAAAGGAGGCCCTTAAAGAAGCTGTCATCCTGCCAATTAAATTCCCCCATCTTTTCACAG GGAAAAGGACTCCATGGAGAGGGATTTTACTCTTTGGCCCTCCAGGTACAGGAAAGTCCTACCTGGCTAAAGCAGTGGCTACTGAGGCCAACAACTCCACCTTCTTCTCCATCTCGTCATCAGACCTGGTGTCCAAGTGGCTGGGAGAAAGCGAGAA GTTGGTGAAGAATCTGTTCAGCCTGGCTCGGGAGAATAAGCCGTCCATTATATTCATTGATGAAATTGACTCAATGTGCGGCTCGAGAAACGAGAACGAGAGCGAAGCTGCCCGTAGGATCAAGACGGAGTTTCTGGTCCAGATGCAAG GCGTTGGAAATGACAATGAAGGAATTCTGGTTCTTGGAGCAACCAACATACCCTGGACACTTGATTCTGCCATTAGAAGAAG GTTCGAGAAGCGCATCTACATCCCTCTTCCCGAGCAGCACGCTCGCGCCTCTATGTTCAAACTCCACCTTGGCTCCACCCCCAATACTCTTACCGAAGCTGATTTCATAACACTTGGGAAGAAGACCAATGGCTACTCGGGTGCTGACATAAGCATCGTAGTTCGGGACGCCCTCATGCAGCCCATTCGCAAAGTTCAGTCAGCAACTCACTTTAAAAAG GTCAAAGGAAAAGCATGGAACAACCCTGATGTCATCGTGGATGACCTCTTGACCCCCTGTTCTCCGAACGACCCCAATGCGATACAGTTGACCTGGGTAGATGTGGCGAGCGATAAACTCCTAGAGCCAATAGTTTGCTTG GAGGACATGTCCAGGTCACTTGAGAAAACCAAGCCCACCGTGAATGAGGAGGATCTGGAGAAACTGAAGAAGTTCACTGAGGACTTTGGCCAGGAGGGCTAA